The Candidatus Polarisedimenticolaceae bacterium genomic sequence CGCTGCTGCTCGCGGTCGTGGGCGTGGCGTTCGTCGCGATCATGATTCTGCTCGCCGTCGACCCGGCGTACCGGGCGCTCGCGGCGGGCCTGCTCGCGATCCTCTTTCTCGCCGGCGCGGGTGTCGCGGCCATGATCGTGCGACGCATCCTGCGCGCGAAGCCCCGCGCCTTCGACGCGAGCCTCGCCGAGCTCGAGAAGGACCGCCAGGGGCTCGGAGGCGGGCGGTGAGGTCGCGGATCGAGGCGCTCGCCGAGCGGCGGCTGGCGCTCGTCCGAAGCTCCGACGCGCACCGCGCGCAGCTCGGCGCGACCGTCGAAGGGCTCCACCGCGAGATCGCGATCGCCGAGACGGTCGTCACCGTCGTCCGCGGCGTGCGTCGTTACCGCGCGCTGTTCGGCGCGCTCGCCGCCGCGCTGCTGCTGTTCGGTCCTTCGAAGACGCGTCGCTGGCTCGCGGGAGCGGCGGCGCTCGCCCCGTTCGCGATCGGGACCTACCGCCTCGCGAAGGGCGTGGCCCGGCCCCAGGAGAGCGACGATTCGTCCGGAGGTGCCCCGTGACCCGTGCGCTCGTGACCCTGTTCGCCCTCGCGGTTCTCGCGGCGCCCCCTCTCGCCGCCGACGAGACCGGCTGGTTCGTCCTGCTGCCGTCGGTCCCGGTCCCTCCGATCCCGAAGTCCGACACGCAGCGACTGCTCGACGGCGGCGTCATCGAGACCGACGGCTTCGCGCAGATGACCTTCAGCTTCGGCGGCGAGTTCAAGGACGGCGTCCCGACCTCGGGGCGCGTCGGCGCGATCCTCGTCCCGGACGACCCGAGGGTCCTGCAGCTGCTCCAGCGGGAGGGGCAGGTCGTCTTCGCGGTCGAGGTCACCCACAAGGTGACGGGAGGCAAGAACCCGATCTTCGTCTCCGAGCAGCAAACGCAGCGCGTGGCGTTCCCGCGTTACCGCGTCTTCTTCTACAACGAGACCGGCTCGACGGCGGTCGTGTCGCTGTCGGTGTACCGCTCGCGCTGCTGAGCGGAT encodes the following:
- a CDS encoding phage holin family protein, which produces MTPNGEEARGAPAGFLESIRTLATTVVALAHDRLELAATELQEEIARLAGVLLWALTALLLAVVGVAFVAIMILLAVDPAYRALAAGLLAILFLAGAGVAAMIVRRILRAKPRAFDASLAELEKDRQGLGGGR